The Thermodesulfobacteriota bacterium region ACGCGCGAGCTGATCGGCACGGTGATCTCGCGGTATTTCTCCAACCCCGTGCTCGCCCCGTTCTTCGACTCGGGGCTGCTCGGCCGGATCGACGGGGAGATCGCCTTCACGACGGACGGTCACGTGGTGTCGCCGGCCTTCTTCCCGGGAGGGGACATCGGGCGGCTGGCGGTCTGCGGGACCGTGAACGACCTCGCCGTCTGCGGCGCGCGGGGGATCGCGATCTCCTGCGGCCTGGTCCTCGAGGAGGGGCTGCCGATAGAGACGCTCGAGCGGGCGCTCGCGGCGATGCGCGACGCGGCGGCCGAGGCGGGGGTGCTCGTCGCCTGCGGCGACACCAAGGTCGTGGAGAAGGGGAAGGGAGACGGGATCTTCATCACCACCGCGGGCGTCGGCGTGATGGTGGACGGCTGGAGGCCTTCCCCGGAAGCGGTGCGTCCGGGCGACCGGATCCTGCTCACGGGGACGATGGGCGACCATTACGTGGCCGTGCTTGTCGCCCGCCAGCGGCTCTCCCTGTCCGCGCCCGTCCTGTCGGACGTGGCTCCCGTCGGCGGGATGATCCTCCCGCTGCTGGAGCGGTTCGGGAGCCGGGTCCGCTTCATGCGCGATCCCACGCGGGGCGGCGTCGGAGTGACGCTCAACGAGATGGCGTCCTCGGCGAAGGCGCGGTTCGTCCTCGACGAGGAGCGGCTCCCCGTGCGTGAATCGGTGCGCGGCGTATGCGAGATCCTCGGATTCGACCCGCTCTACCTCGCCAATGAAGGGAAGGCGCTGCTGATCGTGGATCCGTCCGCCGCGGAAGACGCGCTCGCCGCCCTGCGGGAGCACCCGCTGGGAAGGGAGGCCGCGATCGTCGGGACGGTGGAGGAAGGCGCGCCCGGCGTGCGTATGCGGACCCTTGCGGGGGGGCTGCGGGCCGTCGACTACCCCGTGGGGGACCAGCTCCCGCGGATCTGCTGAATTGAAGCCCGCAGCTTTGATTTATGACGCCGGCTGTCCCGTCTGCCGCGGGTTCGTGGACAAAGTCCGGCGCAGGGCCGCGCCGCCGGACGCCTTCGAGTTCCTCCCCTGCGGCTCGGCGGAAGCCCGTGGCCGCTTCCCTTCCATCCGCGAAGCGGACTGCATGGCGGCCGTCCATCTTGTCCTTCCGGGCGGGCAGGTGCTCGCAGGCGAGCGGGCGCTCCCCGAAATTCTTAGACGAATGCGAGGATACCGGATCCTCACCCCGCTGTTCCGCCTCCCGGGCGCCGGCATCGTCTCCCGGCTCCTTTACCGGGAATTCGCCCGCCACCGCAGCCGTGACGGTTAGTCCCTATTGCAAAATGCCCATTTTTTCTGATATTTTCAGCGGTCTGGGATTCTTTTCGGCAGGCCACCAATCCGGGAGCAGACGATGATCCGTTTCGAGGGCGTCCACAAGTGGTTCGGGCCGCTTCACGTGCTGAACGGCATCGATCTCCACGTGAAAGCAGGGGAAGTCGTCGTGGTCTGCGGCCCTTCCGGCTCGGGGAAATCCACCCTCATCCGGACGATCAACAACCTGGAGCCCATCAACGAGGGGAAGCTCACCGTCGACGGAAGGGACCTGCTGGACCGGAAGACCGACATCAACAAGCTGCGCGCGGAGATCGGCTTCGTCTTCCAGCAGTTCAATCTCTACCCCCACCTGACGGTCATCGAAAACATCACCCTGGCGCCGGTCAAGATCCGAAAGACGGACCGGAAGGAAGCCGAGAAACAGGCGATGGCGCTTCTCGAGCGCGTCGGGCTGCCGGAGAAGCGCGACGCCCATCCCGCCCAGCTCTCGGGCGGCCAGCAGCAGCGGGTCGCCATCGCGCGCGGGCTGGCGATGAAGCCCAAGATCATGCTCTTCGACGAGCCCACCTCGGCGCTCGATCCCGAGATGATCGGCGAAGTCCTCCAGGTCATGAAGGACCTCGCCGCTTCCGGGATGACCATGATGGTGGTCACCCACGAGATGGGGTTCGCCCGGGAGGTCTCCGACCGGGTGGTCTTCATGGACCACGGCGCCATCCTCGAGATGGCGGAGCCCGCCGAGTTCTTCAAGAATCCGAAACACGACCGGTTGCGGCAGTTCCTCAAGCAGGTGCTGTCTCCGATGCACTAATCCAAGTCAGGGGGGGAGAAAATGGCAAGGAGAACCGTTTCGTTGGT contains the following coding sequences:
- a CDS encoding amino acid ABC transporter ATP-binding protein — its product is MIRFEGVHKWFGPLHVLNGIDLHVKAGEVVVVCGPSGSGKSTLIRTINNLEPINEGKLTVDGRDLLDRKTDINKLRAEIGFVFQQFNLYPHLTVIENITLAPVKIRKTDRKEAEKQAMALLERVGLPEKRDAHPAQLSGGQQQRVAIARGLAMKPKIMLFDEPTSALDPEMIGEVLQVMKDLAASGMTMMVVTHEMGFAREVSDRVVFMDHGAILEMAEPAEFFKNPKHDRLRQFLKQVLSPMH
- the hypE gene encoding hydrogenase expression/formation protein HypE — translated: MTAGKASATDRILLSHGEGGKRTRELIGTVISRYFSNPVLAPFFDSGLLGRIDGEIAFTTDGHVVSPAFFPGGDIGRLAVCGTVNDLAVCGARGIAISCGLVLEEGLPIETLERALAAMRDAAAEAGVLVACGDTKVVEKGKGDGIFITTAGVGVMVDGWRPSPEAVRPGDRILLTGTMGDHYVAVLVARQRLSLSAPVLSDVAPVGGMILPLLERFGSRVRFMRDPTRGGVGVTLNEMASSAKARFVLDEERLPVRESVRGVCEILGFDPLYLANEGKALLIVDPSAAEDALAALREHPLGREAAIVGTVEEGAPGVRMRTLAGGLRAVDYPVGDQLPRIC
- a CDS encoding DUF393 domain-containing protein, translating into MIYDAGCPVCRGFVDKVRRRAAPPDAFEFLPCGSAEARGRFPSIREADCMAAVHLVLPGGQVLAGERALPEILRRMRGYRILTPLFRLPGAGIVSRLLYREFARHRSRDG